From Oncorhynchus tshawytscha isolate Ot180627B linkage group LG27, Otsh_v2.0, whole genome shotgun sequence, a single genomic window includes:
- the LOC112225879 gene encoding parvalbumin-7: MAMNSILNAADIKKALEAFAAADSFDHKKFFEMVGLKAKSAEDVKKAFLVLDADASGFIEEEELKFVLKGFASDGRDLTDKETKAFLNEADKDGDGMIGIDEFVALVHE, from the exons AtggcaatgaacagcattctcaacgCTGCCGACATCAAGAAAGCCCTAGAGGCATTCGCAG CGGCTGACTCTTTTGACCATAAGAAATTCTTTGAGATGGTGGGTCTGAAGGCCAAGTCAGCTGAGGATGTGAAGAAAGCCTTCCTGGTGCTGGATGCTGACGCCAGCGGATtcatagaggaggaggagctcAA GTTCGTACTGAAGGGATTTGCCTCAGACGGCAGGGACCTGACCGACAAAGAAACCAAAGCATTCTTAAACGAAGCTGACAAGGATGGAGACGGCATGATCGGCATCGATG AGTTCGTTGCCCTGGTGCACGAGTAA